The Vescimonas coprocola genome includes a window with the following:
- the pilM gene encoding pilus assembly protein PilM — protein sequence MEKIVGFDIGESSVKLVYFAGADLKKAVTAELPDNMVSGSRILSMDAMADFLRQTAKSNGIPLTHAALVLPSTEVFTRELVMPAMTEQQLLYNLPYEFRDYLTEEKNKYFFDYSMREVLRDESGQPTEMNLLACATLKSTVESYRAMLRRAGFRLRVLTPSECAYSAVLQAYYRRTRQEGRDLCVVNLGHSATFLYIYRGGHFASRREIEVGMSDLEHLVADQCSVDIHVAHEYVRQNYNHVLESEQARELYGRIAVEVVKAVNFFNYNNRERELTQLCLCGGGSAIQPLYDTIADTTGMTLHTSAELLGQRMTTEEPWMYLRAIGGVDLGIKGGLR from the coding sequence GATCGTTGGCTTTGACATCGGTGAGAGCAGCGTCAAGCTGGTATATTTCGCCGGTGCGGACCTGAAAAAGGCCGTCACGGCGGAGCTGCCGGACAACATGGTCTCCGGTTCGAGGATTTTGTCCATGGACGCCATGGCGGATTTCCTGCGCCAGACGGCCAAAAGTAACGGCATCCCCCTGACCCATGCGGCGCTGGTGCTGCCCTCCACGGAGGTGTTCACCCGTGAGCTGGTGATGCCCGCCATGACGGAGCAGCAGCTGCTGTATAACCTGCCCTATGAGTTCCGGGACTATCTGACGGAGGAGAAGAACAAGTACTTCTTCGACTATTCCATGCGGGAGGTGCTGCGGGACGAGTCCGGCCAGCCCACGGAGATGAATCTGCTGGCCTGCGCCACCCTGAAAAGCACCGTGGAGAGCTATCGGGCCATGCTGCGCCGGGCGGGCTTCCGCCTGCGGGTGCTGACCCCCAGCGAGTGTGCGTACAGCGCCGTGCTGCAGGCCTACTACCGCCGCACCCGGCAGGAGGGCCGTGACCTGTGCGTGGTAAATCTGGGCCACAGCGCCACCTTCCTGTATATCTACCGGGGCGGCCACTTCGCCAGCCGCCGGGAGATCGAGGTGGGGATGTCCGATCTGGAGCATCTGGTGGCCGATCAGTGCAGCGTGGACATCCACGTGGCCCACGAGTACGTGCGCCAGAACTACAACCATGTGCTGGAGTCGGAGCAGGCCCGTGAGCTGTATGGCCGCATCGCCGTGGAGGTGGTGAAGGCCGTGAACTTCTTCAACTACAACAACCGGGAGCGGGAGCTGACGCAGCTGTGCCTGTGCGGCGGCGGCAGCGCCATTCAGCCGCTGTACGACACCATCGCCGATACCACCGGCATGACGCTGCACACCTCCGCCGAGCTGCTGGGCCAGCGGATGACTACCGAGGAGCCGTGGATGTACCTGCGGGCCATCGGCGGCGTGGATCTTGGCATCAAGGGGGGCCTGCGATAA